From Antennarius striatus isolate MH-2024 chromosome 9, ASM4005453v1, whole genome shotgun sequence, one genomic window encodes:
- the LOC137601686 gene encoding G2/mitotic-specific cyclin-B2-like, which yields MTKTTTAGQRKGVLGEITNFSAAAVNLKRKVVHPVVQVQADVDPHPAVSEDPADVSMKEEQEPFQAFSEVLLSVEDVDEHDTDVLHLCSQYVKEIYNYLHFLEKQQSVQANYMQGYEITERMRAILVDWLIQVHSKFQLLQETLYLTVAIVDRFLQVQKVSSRKLQLVGVAAMQVACKYEETYCPEVGDFTYITDNAFTKSQIVEMEWEILRSLKFQLGCPLSLHFLRRASKVAKCDATSHTLAKYLMELTLIDYNMVHYRPSEIAAASLCLTQLLFDGLPWSSTQQHYSTYDEVHLKPIMQHIAKNVVMVNEGKSKFMTVKNKFSSSKLMRISLIPQLKSPIIKNMAAAALNNL from the exons ATGACTAAAACCACGACAGCAGGACAAAGGAAAGGTGTTCTCGGAGAGATTACCAACTTCTCTGCAGCAGCCGTCAATTTAAAG AGGAAAGTGGTGCATCCAGTAGTCCAGGTCCAAGCAGATGTGGATCCTCACCCTGCCGTATCTGAGGATCCGGCTGACGTCTCCatgaaggaggagcaggagccaTTCCAGGCTTTCTCTGAGGTGCTGCTCTCTGTGGAAGATGTTGATGAGCATGATACAGATGTGCTACATCTTTGCTCACAATATGTCAAAGAAATCTACAACTATTTGCACTTTCTGGAG AAGCAACAGAGTGTACAAGCAAACTACATGCAAGGTTATGAAATCACTGAACGCATGCGAGCTATTCTCGTTGACTGGCTGATCCAGGTTCACTCCAAgttccagctgctgcaggagactCTGTACCTTACAGTTGCCATCGTGGACCGTTTTCTCCAG GTCCAAAAGGTTTCTAGCAGAAAGCTGCAGCTTGTTGGTGTTGCAGCAATGCAGGTGGCCTGTAAATATGAGGAGACGTATTGTCCAGAGGTTGGAGACTTCACCTATATCACAGACAATGCATTTACAAAGTCTCAGATTGTGGAAATGGAGTGGGAGATTTTGAGGAGCCTCAAGTTTCAGCTTggatgtcctctttcattacactTCCTCAGACGTGCTTCCAAGGTGGCCAAA tgtgatGCAACGAGCCACACACTAGCCAAGTATCTGATGGAGCTGACCCTCATCGACTACAACATGGTGCACTATCGGCCCTCTGAGATTGCCGCTGCTTCCCTGTGTCTCACCCAGCTGCTCTTTGATGGCCTGCCATGG TCTTCTACACAGCAGCACTACTCCACGTATGATGAGGTCCATTTGAAGCCAATTATGCAGCACATCGCCAAGAATGTTGTGATGGTGAATGAAGGGAAGTCAAAGTTCATG actgtgaaaaacaaattctCAAGCAGCAAGTTGATGAGGATCAGCCTCATCCCTCAGCTTAAGTCACCTATCATCAAAAACATGGCAGCTGCAGCGCTCAACAACCTTTGA